Proteins encoded by one window of Rubinisphaera margarita:
- a CDS encoding sulfatase-like hydrolase/transferase, producing MTRCLFPAFLLISAILGTLSSAAAGQPNILLIFADDIGYEALNCYGGLDFETPRLNAMAEQGVRFDRAYTSPVCTPSRVSLHTGLYTTRHRHYNVLPVHKGTDRQVNFQKMPTFAQLLRDNGYSTSVTGKWQLATLEVWPGHIRDAGFDSWCIWQIWLKGQKTLRHWTPTFNEDGKVRDDIADRFGPDVLVEYVIKQMHEANDAGKPFLIVHNELLPHDPIIETPDDRAKGRPASLGSMINYMDKLVGQLLDEVEAMGIRENTYVIFMGDNGTHEVDFKNPQAGEQGQRPHTRHTEAGNVNGGKATLTDAGSHVPLIAWGPKQVAAGTVCQDLIDVTDLFPTFCELSQTVMLESVPVDGRSIVNQIHGEPGTPREWVHHGLAGKENLFDGSWRVFRKNGPVIDARSLPEEKRLSPDDPQTLDVRERIDPIFEAITEKGPRPPVPFEPK from the coding sequence ATGACACGTTGTCTGTTTCCGGCTTTTCTCCTGATCTCAGCAATTTTGGGCACGCTTTCGTCTGCCGCCGCCGGGCAGCCGAACATTCTGCTGATCTTCGCCGACGATATCGGGTACGAAGCTCTCAACTGCTATGGAGGGCTCGACTTCGAGACACCACGTCTTAACGCGATGGCCGAGCAGGGCGTGCGGTTCGATCGAGCTTATACCAGTCCGGTCTGTACGCCCTCCCGGGTCAGCCTGCACACAGGGCTGTATACAACGCGGCATCGCCACTACAACGTGCTGCCGGTTCACAAGGGGACGGACCGTCAGGTCAACTTCCAGAAGATGCCGACGTTCGCTCAACTGCTGCGGGACAACGGATACTCCACCAGCGTGACCGGGAAGTGGCAGCTGGCGACGCTCGAAGTCTGGCCGGGGCACATTCGGGACGCCGGGTTCGATTCCTGGTGCATCTGGCAGATCTGGCTCAAAGGACAAAAGACGCTCCGCCACTGGACTCCGACCTTCAATGAAGACGGGAAAGTCCGCGATGACATCGCCGACCGGTTCGGGCCCGATGTGCTCGTCGAGTATGTCATTAAACAGATGCATGAAGCGAACGACGCCGGGAAGCCGTTTCTGATTGTTCACAACGAACTGCTTCCACACGATCCGATCATCGAAACGCCGGACGATCGAGCGAAAGGACGCCCCGCCAGCCTCGGCTCGATGATCAACTACATGGACAAGCTCGTGGGACAACTGCTCGACGAAGTCGAAGCGATGGGGATCCGGGAGAACACGTATGTCATTTTCATGGGCGACAACGGAACGCATGAGGTCGATTTCAAGAACCCCCAGGCCGGCGAGCAGGGACAACGGCCGCACACGCGGCACACTGAGGCGGGGAACGTGAATGGCGGCAAGGCGACTTTGACCGATGCCGGTTCGCACGTGCCGCTGATTGCCTGGGGACCGAAGCAGGTCGCAGCCGGAACGGTGTGTCAGGATCTGATCGACGTAACCGATCTGTTTCCCACGTTCTGCGAACTGTCTCAGACGGTCATGCTGGAATCGGTTCCGGTTGATGGTCGCAGCATCGTGAATCAGATTCATGGCGAACCGGGCACTCCACGCGAGTGGGTCCATCATGGCCTTGCCGGGAAAGAGAATCTGTTCGACGGTTCGTGGCGGGTCTTTCGCAAGAACGGACCGGTGATTGATGCCCGCTCGCTTCCCGAAGAGAAGCGACTCTCGCCGGATGATCCCCAGACGCTCGATGTCAGAGAGCGAATTGATCCGATCTTTGAGGCAATCACGGAGAAAGGGCCGCGTCCTCCGGTTCCGTTTGAACCGAAGTAA
- a CDS encoding DUF1549 domain-containing protein: MNDIVPIFTKAGCNAGPCHAKAGGGPNGFQLSLFGFEPDEDYESLVIEGNGRRIFPAAPEHSLLLRKASGQISHGGGVRLESTSEEYRELIQWIEQGMPFRTPDDVELVRLSVEPERGVVPPGQSVQLKAIAHYSDQSTQDVSRLALFESNSEAMLHVDKLGLAQAKSLPGRAAVMVRFQDKTAVYSAAIPLGAETGEFPPARNFIDEHVFGNLRELGIPTSEPCDDGTFLRRVTLDIAGRLPSEEEATAFLADSSETRRDLAIERLLKSPGYADYFANKWTTLLKNRRDDASDITSNFAFHAWIRDSLLANVPYDQLVRQLLAATGTVVENPPVAWYKRVKDPKEQLEDVAQLFLGVRLQCAQCHHHPFERWEQDDYYSLAAFFSQVGRKPTGIRGEDLIFHERGVATAKNVKSGEALRPAALGDSVGEILPDQDPRLFLADWMSDPQNPFFAKAVVNRYWKHFFTRGLIEPEDDIRDTNPPTNPDLLADLEQHFVESGYDLKELVRIIVRSNAYQLSSEPNQANLVDRQNYSRFYPRRLQAEVLLDSIDDLTGSRTIFANLPTTTRAIALPDNSYNRSSEFLRVFGRPDNTSVCECERVQTSTLAQLLHLINSSEIKNKLAAGNGTAAQLATSPDSEEARVHRLYMLAFSRKPRADELETAIAYLQEPVLNEKGEPLPPQQAAPQKYRDLIWALMNSKEFLFNH; encoded by the coding sequence GTGAACGACATTGTTCCGATCTTCACCAAGGCGGGCTGCAATGCTGGACCGTGTCATGCGAAGGCCGGCGGCGGTCCCAATGGTTTTCAGCTATCTCTGTTCGGCTTCGAACCGGACGAAGACTACGAAAGCCTCGTGATTGAAGGGAATGGCCGGCGGATTTTCCCCGCAGCTCCTGAACACAGTCTGCTGCTTCGCAAGGCAAGCGGCCAGATCTCGCACGGCGGCGGAGTCCGGTTGGAGTCGACCTCTGAGGAGTATCGAGAGTTGATTCAGTGGATCGAACAGGGAATGCCCTTTCGCACTCCCGACGATGTCGAGCTGGTCAGACTGAGCGTCGAACCCGAACGAGGCGTTGTTCCGCCCGGTCAATCTGTTCAGCTGAAGGCGATCGCCCACTACAGCGATCAGTCAACTCAAGATGTTTCCCGGCTGGCTCTGTTCGAGTCCAATTCCGAAGCGATGCTGCACGTCGACAAACTGGGGCTTGCGCAAGCCAAATCGCTCCCGGGACGAGCCGCTGTAATGGTTCGGTTCCAGGACAAAACGGCGGTTTACTCCGCGGCCATTCCTCTGGGGGCAGAGACGGGAGAGTTTCCACCGGCCCGCAACTTCATCGACGAGCACGTCTTCGGAAACCTGCGGGAGCTGGGCATTCCGACTTCGGAACCTTGCGATGACGGAACGTTTCTACGCCGCGTCACACTCGACATCGCGGGACGACTCCCCTCTGAAGAGGAAGCGACCGCCTTTCTGGCCGATTCCAGCGAGACGCGACGCGACCTGGCGATCGAACGCCTGCTAAAAAGCCCCGGGTACGCCGATTACTTCGCGAATAAATGGACGACTCTGCTCAAGAATCGCCGCGACGACGCCAGCGACATTACTTCGAACTTTGCTTTTCACGCCTGGATTCGCGACAGCCTGCTGGCCAACGTCCCGTACGACCAGCTTGTCCGTCAGCTGCTGGCGGCTACGGGAACCGTAGTCGAGAACCCACCGGTCGCCTGGTACAAGCGAGTCAAAGATCCAAAGGAGCAGCTCGAAGACGTCGCTCAGCTCTTCCTCGGAGTGCGGCTGCAGTGTGCGCAATGCCATCATCATCCGTTCGAACGCTGGGAACAGGACGACTATTACAGTCTGGCCGCGTTCTTCAGCCAGGTTGGTCGCAAGCCGACTGGAATTCGCGGGGAAGATCTGATCTTCCACGAACGAGGCGTGGCGACAGCAAAGAATGTGAAATCCGGCGAAGCTCTTCGCCCCGCCGCGTTGGGCGACAGCGTGGGCGAGATTCTCCCCGATCAGGACCCCCGACTTTTCCTGGCCGACTGGATGAGCGATCCGCAGAATCCGTTCTTCGCCAAGGCGGTTGTCAATCGTTACTGGAAGCACTTCTTCACTCGGGGGCTGATCGAACCGGAAGACGATATCCGCGATACGAATCCCCCGACCAACCCGGACCTGCTGGCCGATCTGGAACAGCATTTTGTGGAGAGTGGCTACGACCTGAAAGAACTGGTTCGGATCATTGTTCGTTCCAACGCCTATCAGCTCAGCTCGGAGCCGAACCAGGCCAATCTGGTTGACCGTCAGAACTACTCGCGGTTTTATCCCCGAAGACTCCAGGCCGAAGTCCTGCTCGATTCCATCGACGACTTGACCGGCAGCCGTACAATCTTCGCGAACTTGCCGACCACGACCCGAGCCATCGCCCTGCCGGATAACAGCTACAACCGTTCGTCCGAGTTCCTGCGCGTCTTCGGTCGTCCGGATAACACGAGTGTCTGTGAATGCGAACGTGTCCAGACTTCGACTCTCGCTCAGTTGCTTCATCTCATCAACTCCAGCGAGATCAAAAACAAGCTTGCGGCTGGAAACGGGACCGCCGCTCAGCTCGCCACATCTCCGGATTCCGAGGAAGCTCGCGTGCACCGCCTGTACATGTTGGCATTCTCCAGAAAGCCTCGCGCAGACGAACTGGAAACGGCGATAGCGTATCTGCAGGAGCCCGTTCTGAATGAAAAAGGGGAGCCGCTGCCTCCGCAGCAGGCCGCCCCCCAGAAATATCGTGACCTGATCTGGGCTCTCATGAACTCGAAAGAGTTTCTGTTCAATCACTGA
- a CDS encoding serine protease has product MHFRTFPTLSLFALLIWCPALVQTASAQSVGLPAPRLLTLSPMGAQAGTTVEVTVSGDFLEGLEALHFSSDAITATPKLDSAGTPIPNLFTVTVAEDCPAGNYDARVTSRLGLSSARTFQIADLQEVLQAGKNISVESAQKVPLNSICNGSLTARGVDHYSFDAQQGDRIVVDCAAKGIDSKLTPVVIIADAAGQDLIVERRGGLLDFKVPETGGYLVKIHDLTFDGGPHFFYRLALRNAEPAESITRLPSTRDVNAFSWPPADFSEASVIPEVESQDGSQQIMPVSIPCTISGSFYPAADVDVFEFTAKKGEVWWLEIASSRLGLSTDPSIVVQRVEGTGEEEKLTDVLQLTDLPSPIKVSSNGYAFDGPCYNTGSADAFGKLEIPADGTYRVQVTDLFGGTRNDPQNEYRLSIRQAAPDFAVVAWATHMELRNGDRNALSKPIALRRGASMPLDVIVFRRDGFDGEIELTFDNLPEGVTASGLKIPADKSNSTVIFTAAEDAPRGFTRATFTATSTLNGKKITRRAELASMAWPVPDHWREAPAPRLLADVPVSVSDAEAAPISIAAAEERVYEAKAGEKLTIPLKHVRRCEFSGKNLGFKTFGAGFERTPVIDISLDSDSSEAVIDLAALKTKPGDYQIAFYGGAVAKYSYCPEMVAGIEAELEEAKRKTAELQAQEQAATEKLKAAAEDAKPELEKSLAQLKTSRTAGEAEIKAIEKRLQDATRKAAPKDIVDIVVTPPIKIRVTPAEEVVSK; this is encoded by the coding sequence ATGCATTTCAGGACGTTTCCAACTCTGAGCCTGTTCGCGCTGTTGATCTGGTGCCCCGCCCTGGTTCAGACAGCTTCTGCCCAGTCGGTGGGACTCCCGGCTCCCCGCCTGCTTACTCTCAGTCCGATGGGAGCCCAGGCCGGAACGACGGTCGAGGTCACTGTGTCGGGCGATTTTCTGGAGGGGCTGGAAGCGCTTCACTTCTCCAGTGACGCAATCACCGCCACGCCGAAGCTCGACTCCGCAGGCACACCAATTCCGAATCTGTTTACGGTGACCGTCGCCGAAGACTGTCCTGCCGGAAACTATGACGCTCGCGTCACTTCCCGGCTCGGTCTCTCCAGTGCCCGGACGTTTCAGATTGCCGACCTGCAGGAAGTCTTACAGGCCGGAAAGAACATCAGCGTTGAATCTGCTCAGAAGGTTCCGCTCAACTCGATCTGCAACGGCTCTCTCACAGCCCGTGGAGTCGATCATTATTCCTTCGACGCTCAACAGGGAGATCGGATCGTGGTCGATTGTGCGGCCAAAGGAATCGATTCCAAGTTGACGCCGGTCGTGATTATCGCCGACGCCGCCGGGCAGGATCTCATTGTCGAACGGCGTGGTGGTTTACTGGATTTCAAGGTCCCGGAGACAGGCGGCTATCTGGTGAAGATCCACGATCTGACGTTCGACGGGGGGCCTCACTTCTTCTATCGATTGGCTCTTCGCAATGCCGAACCTGCAGAATCGATCACCCGGCTCCCCTCGACACGTGACGTCAACGCATTTTCGTGGCCGCCTGCTGATTTTTCAGAAGCCAGCGTAATCCCGGAAGTCGAGTCGCAGGACGGTTCGCAGCAGATCATGCCGGTTTCCATTCCCTGTACGATTTCCGGCAGTTTCTACCCGGCTGCCGACGTCGATGTCTTCGAGTTCACCGCGAAGAAAGGGGAAGTCTGGTGGTTGGAGATCGCCTCGTCGCGCCTCGGCCTGTCGACCGATCCTTCGATTGTCGTTCAACGCGTCGAGGGCACGGGAGAAGAGGAGAAGTTAACCGATGTGCTGCAGTTGACCGACCTCCCCAGTCCGATCAAAGTCTCCAGTAATGGGTACGCGTTCGATGGCCCCTGCTACAACACGGGATCAGCCGATGCTTTCGGCAAGCTGGAAATCCCCGCCGATGGCACTTACCGGGTCCAGGTCACCGATCTGTTCGGAGGAACCAGGAACGATCCCCAGAATGAGTACCGGTTATCCATCCGTCAGGCAGCGCCCGATTTCGCTGTCGTTGCCTGGGCGACGCATATGGAACTGCGGAACGGAGATCGCAACGCCCTCTCCAAACCGATCGCTCTGCGGCGTGGGGCGAGCATGCCTCTGGACGTGATTGTTTTCCGTCGGGATGGATTTGATGGAGAAATCGAGCTGACATTCGACAACCTTCCCGAAGGCGTGACCGCTTCGGGTCTCAAGATTCCCGCCGACAAGTCGAACAGCACTGTCATTTTCACGGCTGCAGAAGATGCTCCCCGGGGATTCACGCGAGCAACGTTCACGGCCACTTCAACCTTGAACGGGAAGAAGATCACCCGGCGGGCCGAACTGGCTTCGATGGCCTGGCCCGTCCCGGACCACTGGCGTGAAGCTCCTGCTCCCCGTCTGCTCGCCGATGTTCCGGTTTCTGTCAGCGATGCCGAGGCGGCTCCGATCTCGATCGCCGCTGCCGAAGAACGCGTTTATGAAGCCAAAGCCGGCGAGAAACTCACTATTCCCCTGAAGCACGTTCGCCGTTGCGAATTCTCCGGCAAGAACCTCGGATTCAAGACATTTGGAGCCGGATTTGAGCGAACTCCGGTCATCGATATTTCCCTCGATTCCGATTCTTCGGAAGCCGTTATTGATCTGGCGGCCTTGAAGACGAAACCCGGTGATTATCAGATCGCCTTCTACGGAGGCGCAGTCGCCAAATACAGCTACTGCCCGGAGATGGTCGCCGGGATTGAAGCCGAACTGGAAGAGGCGAAGCGGAAGACCGCCGAGTTGCAGGCTCAGGAACAGGCAGCCACCGAGAAGTTGAAGGCGGCCGCTGAAGACGCGAAGCCGGAACTTGAGAAATCGCTGGCGCAACTGAAAACCAGTCGCACCGCCGGCGAAGCCGAAATCAAGGCGATTGAAAAACGTCTGCAGGATGCCACACGGAAAGCCGCTCCCAAGGATATCGTTGATATCGTTGTGACTCCGCCGATTAAGATTCGTGTCACCCCCGCTGAGGAGGTCGTCAGCAAATGA
- a CDS encoding DUF1501 domain-containing protein, whose amino-acid sequence MSQFFDSYSRYCAGPEARRDFLRLGLAGFTSLSFPGLLRLRAEGTPAPERKKNAVIMVWKPGGCSHIDTYDPKPDAPSEYRGPFATIETKVPGLLFSELLPRQAAIADKFTVLRSMRQSAGGHPAGSMQLLSGDSDTRDKNKPRLPDWMSVANYVRAGAGSRDNPLPRYVGVNPPTSYTGSAYLGDAYAPFVVSGDPSKPEFTVPNIGLSDQSQVRHLQRRQTLRQNLDTMERAFDRAGELAALDEFESQAMTLLTNPKTKEAFDLSQEDAKTRDRYGRNTWGQQLLLARRLVEAGVDVLTSSLHGPLCGRVSNWDDHAVNHHVFDALRFRADAYDQAVSALIEDIYERGLDERVLVVVTGEFGRTPKISYQPSTGAGNASAPAGTKQPGRDHWPRAFSNLWAGGGIETGRFIGATDAKGEDSIERVCGPGDFLATIYHHLGIDYKNTFIEDFNGRPTPIVDHGEAIPELIG is encoded by the coding sequence ATGAGTCAGTTCTTTGACAGTTATTCACGCTATTGCGCCGGGCCGGAAGCTCGCCGCGATTTTCTCCGACTCGGTCTGGCAGGCTTCACGTCTCTCAGCTTTCCTGGTCTTCTTCGGTTGAGGGCGGAAGGCACGCCTGCTCCCGAGCGGAAGAAGAACGCCGTAATCATGGTCTGGAAGCCGGGTGGATGTTCCCACATCGATACCTACGATCCGAAGCCCGATGCCCCCAGCGAGTATCGCGGTCCCTTCGCGACAATTGAGACCAAGGTTCCAGGGCTTCTGTTTTCCGAACTCCTGCCTCGGCAGGCGGCCATCGCCGACAAGTTCACCGTCCTCCGCTCCATGAGACAGTCCGCAGGCGGCCATCCCGCCGGTTCAATGCAGCTGCTTTCCGGAGACTCGGACACACGAGACAAGAACAAGCCGCGTCTGCCGGACTGGATGTCGGTCGCTAACTACGTTCGAGCCGGAGCGGGGTCGCGCGACAATCCCCTGCCTCGTTACGTCGGCGTCAATCCTCCGACCAGCTACACCGGCTCGGCCTATCTGGGAGATGCGTACGCCCCATTCGTGGTCAGCGGCGATCCCAGCAAGCCGGAGTTCACGGTCCCGAACATCGGACTTTCCGATCAGTCGCAGGTGCGGCACCTTCAGCGGCGGCAGACTTTGCGGCAGAACCTCGACACGATGGAACGGGCCTTCGATCGAGCCGGCGAACTGGCCGCCCTCGACGAGTTCGAATCCCAGGCGATGACGCTGCTCACGAATCCAAAGACCAAAGAGGCATTCGACCTCAGTCAGGAAGATGCCAAAACCCGCGATCGTTACGGCCGAAATACGTGGGGACAGCAGCTGCTGCTCGCTCGGCGGCTGGTGGAAGCTGGCGTCGATGTGCTGACGTCGAGCCTGCACGGTCCTCTCTGCGGACGTGTCAGCAACTGGGATGATCACGCTGTGAACCATCATGTCTTCGATGCGCTTCGCTTTCGAGCCGATGCCTACGACCAGGCGGTCTCGGCTCTCATTGAGGACATCTACGAGCGTGGACTCGATGAGCGCGTTCTGGTCGTGGTGACCGGAGAGTTCGGCCGGACGCCGAAGATCAGCTACCAGCCAAGTACAGGAGCCGGGAACGCGAGTGCTCCGGCCGGAACGAAACAGCCGGGCCGCGATCATTGGCCACGAGCGTTTTCCAACCTCTGGGCAGGCGGCGGTATCGAAACCGGTCGCTTCATTGGGGCGACTGATGCCAAAGGGGAGGACTCGATCGAGCGGGTCTGCGGTCCCGGAGATTTTCTGGCCACGATCTATCATCATCTTGGCATCGACTACAAAAACACATTTATCGAAGACTTCAACGGACGCCCGACACCGATCGTGGACCACGGCGAAGCCATTCCGGAACTGATCGGCTGA
- a CDS encoding PSD1 and planctomycete cytochrome C domain-containing protein: MTRTVAPARRLSAAVFALVNSLAFCQLGTAEESRIDFNQDVIPILSDNCYACHGQDEEQRAAELRLDNAIDATADRDGSPAIVPGNPEASLVWERISTSDTDLIMPPAESHKKLTADQKEVIRRWIEEGAEYREHWAYVAPKKTELPASEFDHPIDAFLDSSRRERDLPHNERADRRTLIRRVTLDLTGLPPTLDEVRDFVADERPKAYEHLVDRLLKTPAYGENMARSWLDLARYADTHGLHLDNIRSMWPYRDWVVQAFNNNVPFDEFTRWQLAGDLLPDSTREQQIASGFNRCNVSTSEGGSINEEWIYRYAVDRTSTMAEVWMGMTAGCAVCHDHKFDPLSTHEYYSLYAFFHSAADPAMDGNKEDTPPVLKLYSEEEKAVIAALRKDLETVELQVRKAVTSFDYSDPATIEPTPKPEETETVWFEDGFPSGANVQSSGAPLKLISSGDGPVLSGDKALQRTAGGLEQDFFSSGAEFSVPSGGTIFTHCYLDPENLPEAIMVQFHTDGWKHRAVWGTEEKIPFGKSDSTEKVLMGELPEAGRWVRLEVPAAKMGLKPGQKITGYAFTQFAGTVSWDRLGVVSKIDRANDPSWSFEVWKKKNQGKRNNDLPDDLRNLVRGKQPAQWSDDEARQIYEFWIENFYAGVDDDLTALKSKKTRLQTEIDKKESDVPVTLVMADLNKPRESFVMIRGAYDKPGDKVSRTVPAFLPPLPESADGDYDRLDLANWLVSGTHPLTARVTVNRFWQQFFGTGIVKTSGDFGLQGEPPVHPELLDWLAVDFVEHDWDIKRLIKFIVTSEAYCQDSTVTPSVLERDPENRHLARGPRLRLSAEVLRDQALFHSGLLVDKMGGEGVFPYQPDNIWEPVAFGGSNTRFYKQSTGEDLYRRSLYTFLKRTAPPPFMSTFDAPSREQSCTRRERTNTPLQALQLMNDVQYFEAARAFAERMMKAGGSTPESRLAWGWEVTTSRPPTDNELSLVASLLKDYRERYQNDAAGAKEVITFGESKPDEKLDPSELAAYTLVANLLLNLDETINKN; the protein is encoded by the coding sequence ATGACCAGAACAGTTGCCCCGGCCCGCCGCCTCTCTGCCGCAGTGTTTGCGTTAGTAAACTCGCTCGCGTTCTGTCAGCTCGGAACCGCGGAAGAATCGCGGATTGACTTCAATCAGGACGTCATTCCCATTTTGTCTGACAACTGCTACGCATGTCACGGACAGGACGAGGAACAGCGGGCAGCTGAGCTGCGACTCGACAACGCGATCGATGCCACAGCGGACCGCGACGGCTCGCCGGCGATTGTTCCCGGGAATCCAGAAGCGAGCCTTGTCTGGGAACGAATCAGTACCAGCGACACCGATCTGATCATGCCACCCGCAGAGTCGCATAAGAAGCTGACCGCTGATCAGAAAGAAGTGATCCGCCGATGGATTGAAGAGGGAGCCGAGTATCGCGAGCACTGGGCCTACGTGGCTCCGAAGAAAACCGAGCTTCCAGCTTCTGAATTCGATCACCCGATCGATGCCTTTCTGGACAGCAGTCGTCGCGAACGAGACCTGCCGCACAATGAGCGAGCCGACCGTCGAACACTGATCCGCCGAGTCACTCTCGATCTCACCGGGTTGCCTCCGACGCTCGATGAAGTCCGAGACTTCGTGGCCGACGAACGTCCCAAGGCTTACGAGCACCTCGTCGATCGCCTGCTGAAGACTCCGGCTTACGGGGAAAACATGGCGAGAAGCTGGCTCGATCTCGCCCGTTACGCCGATACACACGGACTGCATCTGGACAACATTCGCTCGATGTGGCCGTACCGCGACTGGGTCGTTCAGGCCTTTAACAACAATGTTCCGTTCGATGAATTTACGCGGTGGCAACTGGCCGGCGACCTGCTTCCCGATTCGACGCGTGAACAGCAGATTGCCTCGGGGTTCAATCGCTGCAACGTGTCGACCAGCGAGGGCGGCAGCATCAATGAAGAGTGGATCTACCGCTATGCAGTCGACCGGACCTCCACGATGGCGGAAGTCTGGATGGGGATGACGGCCGGGTGTGCGGTCTGTCACGACCACAAGTTCGATCCACTTTCAACCCACGAATACTATTCCCTCTACGCCTTCTTCCACAGTGCGGCCGACCCCGCGATGGATGGGAACAAAGAAGACACTCCACCGGTTCTCAAACTCTATTCTGAGGAGGAGAAGGCCGTTATCGCCGCACTTCGGAAGGATCTCGAAACGGTCGAACTGCAGGTGCGGAAAGCGGTGACCAGCTTCGACTATTCCGATCCGGCCACGATTGAACCGACTCCAAAGCCGGAAGAAACCGAAACGGTCTGGTTCGAAGATGGTTTTCCATCCGGCGCCAACGTCCAGTCATCCGGAGCTCCACTGAAGTTGATTTCGTCCGGCGACGGACCGGTGCTCAGTGGCGATAAAGCACTGCAGCGGACGGCCGGTGGTCTGGAACAGGATTTCTTCAGCAGCGGCGCCGAGTTTTCCGTTCCCTCTGGCGGAACGATCTTCACCCACTGCTATCTCGACCCGGAGAACCTTCCTGAAGCGATCATGGTTCAGTTCCATACCGATGGCTGGAAGCATCGGGCGGTCTGGGGAACAGAAGAGAAGATTCCGTTCGGTAAATCAGACTCGACTGAGAAAGTCCTGATGGGCGAACTTCCCGAAGCCGGCCGCTGGGTTCGGCTTGAAGTTCCTGCCGCGAAAATGGGACTCAAGCCGGGGCAGAAAATAACCGGATACGCCTTTACCCAGTTCGCGGGCACGGTGAGCTGGGATCGCCTGGGCGTCGTTTCCAAGATCGATCGAGCGAACGATCCTTCGTGGTCATTCGAAGTCTGGAAGAAGAAGAATCAGGGGAAACGGAACAACGATCTTCCGGACGATCTGCGAAACCTGGTCCGTGGCAAGCAGCCAGCACAATGGTCCGACGACGAAGCGAGACAGATCTACGAGTTCTGGATTGAGAACTTCTACGCCGGAGTCGACGATGACCTGACCGCGTTGAAGTCGAAGAAAACCAGGCTGCAGACCGAGATCGACAAGAAGGAGAGCGATGTCCCCGTCACGCTTGTGATGGCCGACCTGAATAAGCCTCGTGAGAGCTTCGTGATGATTCGTGGCGCCTACGATAAGCCGGGAGATAAAGTCTCGAGAACCGTTCCGGCGTTTCTTCCCCCTCTGCCCGAAAGCGCGGACGGTGACTACGACCGCCTCGACCTGGCGAACTGGCTGGTCAGCGGCACACACCCTCTGACGGCTCGCGTAACCGTGAACCGGTTCTGGCAGCAGTTCTTCGGCACAGGGATCGTTAAAACAAGCGGCGATTTCGGCCTGCAGGGCGAACCGCCCGTGCATCCGGAACTGCTCGACTGGCTGGCGGTTGATTTCGTGGAGCATGACTGGGATATCAAACGGCTCATCAAGTTCATCGTCACAAGCGAAGCTTATTGCCAGGATTCCACGGTGACGCCGTCCGTACTGGAACGGGATCCGGAGAATCGCCATCTCGCCCGCGGTCCACGCCTGCGACTGTCGGCTGAGGTGCTCCGTGATCAGGCACTGTTCCACAGTGGTTTGCTTGTCGACAAGATGGGGGGCGAAGGAGTCTTCCCTTACCAGCCGGACAACATCTGGGAACCCGTCGCGTTTGGTGGCAGCAACACCCGGTTCTACAAGCAGAGCACGGGCGAGGACCTTTACCGCCGTAGTCTGTATACGTTCCTCAAAAGAACAGCCCCCCCGCCCTTCATGTCGACATTCGACGCCCCGAGTCGGGAGCAAAGTTGTACCCGGCGAGAGCGGACGAACACTCCGCTCCAGGCGCTGCAGTTGATGAATGACGTGCAATACTTCGAAGCCGCCCGTGCTTTCGCTGAACGGATGATGAAAGCGGGCGGTTCGACACCGGAATCTCGCCTCGCATGGGGCTGGGAAGTGACCACCTCACGTCCGCCAACCGATAACGAACTGTCTCTTGTGGCATCTCTTCTGAAGGACTATCGCGAACGCTACCAGAACGATGCCGCCGGTGCGAAGGAAGTTATCACCTTCGGAGAGAGCAAACCGGACGAAAAGCTCGATCCTTCAGAGCTAGCGGCCTACACACTCGTCGCAAACCTGCTGCTGAATCTCGACGAAACGATCAACAAGAACTGA